The Cylindrospermopsis curvispora GIHE-G1 genome contains a region encoding:
- a CDS encoding AAA family ATPase: MAAKTFPISSLSIKGYKSIKNLQDFPLRSLNILIGANGAGKSNFVTFFAMLSELVEQRLQVWVQKQGGAERVLSFGIRETPELYSRIYFARNQL; the protein is encoded by the coding sequence ATGGCTGCTAAGACTTTTCCTATAAGTAGTCTCTCTATAAAAGGATACAAGTCTATCAAAAACCTTCAAGACTTCCCCCTGCGATCGCTCAATATTCTTATCGGTGCCAATGGCGCAGGAAAGAGTAATTTTGTCACATTTTTCGCAATGCTCAGTGAACTGGTAGAGCAGCGATTACAAGTTTGGGTACAAAAGCAGGGCGGTGCGGAGCGAGTTCTGAGCTTTGGAATCAGAGAGACTCCTGAGTTGTATTCTAGAATTTATTTTGCGCGGAATCAATTGTGA